The proteins below are encoded in one region of Polypterus senegalus isolate Bchr_013 chromosome 2, ASM1683550v1, whole genome shotgun sequence:
- the LOC120524261 gene encoding olfactory receptor 1496-like, translating into MNNSSVIVSEFVLYCSINSDQKNITVCALTFIYLLSLFGNLLVILVILWNPQLHAPMYIYIMALAIIDLANSTVLIPKMISVVLLDSSVVPYGACMLQMFVILHVEEMESLLLTFMAVDRYIAVIYPLRYPSIITNKTVCIGIFILNIFGLIFKSPFVFFATELSFCHSNILPYCFCDYATMVHVACTEDPKYLKFLSAVVITTGIFPLALILFSYGRIALAALKISSVEGKKKVFSTCLTHLLVVGLFYIPLLSSYILPGAGVKLSTEAYNTMVIVGNVVPPMVNPIIYSFRNKEIKSCILRLFKGTRAAPLHTIR; encoded by the coding sequence ATGAATAACAGCAGTGTTATTGTGTCTGAATTTGTCCTTTACTGTAGCATTAACTCGGATCAGAAGAACATCACAGTCTGTGCACTCACTTTCATCTACCTGCTGTCCCTATTTGGGAACCTGTTGGTAATTCTCGTAATATTATGGAATCCTCAGCTCCATGCCCCGATGTATATATACATCATGGCCCTAGCAATCATAGATTTGGCTAACAGCACAGTTCTTATCCCAAAAATGATCTCCGTTGTGCTGCTGGACTCCTCGGTGGTGCCCTATGGAGCCTGTatgctacagatgtttgtgatacTGCATGTAGAAGAAATGGAATCTCTTCTTTTGACATTCATGGCAGTAGACCGCTATATAGCAGTGATCTATCCTCTACGATATCCATCAATCATCACAAACAAAACTGTGTGCATTGGCATCTTCATTCTGAATATCTTTGGCTTGATCTTCAAGTCTCCCTTTGTCTTTTTTGCCACAGAACTTTCCTTCTGCCACAGTAATATTCTCCCGTATTGTTTCTGTGATTACGCTACAATGGTTCACGTTGCCTGTACCGAAGATCCCAAGTACTTGAAGTTCCTGTCTGCTGTAGTCATAACCACTGGCATTTTCCCATTGGCACTCATACTCTTTTCATACGGTAGGATTGCTCTGGCTGCATTAAAAATCTCTTcagtggaagggaaaaaaaaagttttcagcaCTTGTCTTACCCATCTGCTAGTGGTCGGGCTTTTTTATATCCCACTTCTGTCATCTTACATATTACCAGGAGCAGGAGTTAAGCTGTCCACCGAAGCCTACAATACTATGGTCATTGTTGGCAATGTGGTGCCACCGATGGTAAATCCCATAATCTACAGTTTCCGGAACAAGGAGATAAAAAGCTGCATTCTTCGACTTTTCAAAGGAACCAGAGCAGCTCCTTTGCACACCATCCGCTAa
- the LOC120524262 gene encoding olfactory receptor 1496-like — MANGSITVSEFVLQCTINSDQSLLTISILIIVYLLSLFGNLLVILVILWNHQLHAPMYFYIVALAVIDLSNSTILIPKMISVLMLDTVVPYGACVLQMFVILHVEEMESFVLTFMAVDRFIAVVYPLRYPSIITNKTVGVGLFILNAFGLIFKSPFIFFATELSFCRTNVLPYCFCDYATMVHVACTDDPKYLKFLTAVVMSAGMFPMFFILFTYARIALAALKISSAEGKSKVFSTCLTHLLVVGLFYIPLLSSYALPGAGVKLSTETYNTMVIVGNVLPPMVNPIIYSFRNKEIKSCIHQLLTGKRTSPLLNDK; from the coding sequence ATGGCCAATGGCAGCATTACTGTGTCTGAATTTGTACTGCAATGCACCATCAACTCAGATCAAAGTCTGCTCACCATTTCCATACTTATAATCGTCTACCTTCTGTCTCTGTTTGGGAATCTGCTGGTAATCTTGGTAATATTATGGAACCATCAGCTCCATGCCCCGATGTACTTTTACATTGTTGCCTTAGCCGTCATCGACTTGTCCAACAGTACAATCCTCATTCCTAAAATGATCTCCGTCCTGATGCTTGACACTGTGGTGCCTTATGGCGCTTGTGtgctacagatgtttgtgatatTGCATGTTGAAGAGATGGAatcttttgttttgacttttatgGCTGTTGACCGCTTTATAGCTGTGGTCTATCCACTAAGGTACCCATCGATCATAACAAATAAAACGGTAGGTGTGGGACTCTTCATACTCAATGCCTTTGGACTGATTTTCAAATCGCCATTCATATTTTTTGCTACTGAACTTTCATTCTGTCGCACTAATGTCTTGCCCTATTGCTTCTGTGATTATGCTACTATGGTCCATGTTGCCTGTACTGATGATCCAAAATACCTGAAGTTTTTGACAGCTGTAGTAATGTCAGCAGGTATGTTCCCAatgtttttcatcctcttcactTACGCAAGGATTGCTTTGGCGGCACTGAAGATCTCCTCAGCAGAGGGTAAAAGCAAAGTCTTCAGCACTTGTCTCACTCATCTACTAGTAGTTGGGCTCTTTTATATCCCACTTCTCTCATCGTATGCTCTACCAGGAGCAGGAGTGAAATTGTCCACAGAAACTTACAACACCATGGTTATTGTTGGCAATGTTTTACCTCCTATGGTCAATCCCATAATTTACAGTTTCAGGAACAAGGAGATAAAAAGCTGCATTCATCAACTTCTCACAGGAAAAAGAACATCTCCTTTACTCAATGACAAATAG